The region GGAGGGGATGGCGCCGAGAGCAAGCGCGCAGGCCAGGGCAATTCGAGGGCTCAGCATGTGGGATTCTCTCCGTCGATTGTCATGCCGGAGAGCTAAACATCTGCGGCAGGCCGTCAACCGGGCCGCCGTTCACTCACGCGTTATCGCAGCGAAAGGACGTGGATGGTTTTCGTGTCCCGCGCGGACAGGCTCTGGGTGGTGGCCATGACGGAGAGAGTCGCGATACCCAACAGCATGACCAGGGCCAGAGAACAGCGGCTTTCCTGGCGCGGGTCGAGCCGGTGGGCGCGGGTGGAAACACGGGTGACGTGCCTTGGTCGGAAAGTCTTCATCGGTCCATTCCCAGCAGCTGAACAGAAGCTGCAGAAGAAAAACTTGTGCGATTCAAGAAAGTTCCCGCCTTATCCGAAAGCGCTGCTTCCGGTTTTTCAGCTAAGTGTCCGTATTAACTAATTATTAACCATTGTGGCAACGTATGCTCAAGCTTTGCGGCTCACCACGACCGACTCCGCCGAGCGCTCCGTCGGCCCGTGGTAGACGGCCTCGATATTGTGCCCGTCCGGATCGAAGGCAAAGGCGGCATAATAGCCCAGGTGATAGGACCGTTCTCCCGGCCCGCCGTTGTCGCGCCCGCCATGGGAGAGGGCGGCCGCGTGGAACGCGTGAACGGCCTCCCTGTCTGGTGCCTGGAAGGCGAGATGGACCCGGGAGACCGGCCCGTCCGCCCGGTCCACCCACAGCTCGTCGCAGGCGAAATGGGTCGGGCTCTCCGAGGTGAACTCGCGGCCGACAGCCTTGAGGACGGCCCGGTAGAAGCGGCGGCTGGCTTCGAGATCGGATACGCGCAGGTGAACGTGATCGATGAGGCGGCCCTGATGGTGAGGCATGGCTGTCCTTCCAGCGGTTCTTCCGATCCCCTGGTATCACCCGCCGCTGATTTCTTACAGGACGAACCATCCTTTGCTGAGGTCGATCGCGCCCTTGAGCTTGATCACGGCCTCCGCGGCCTTGTCGTTGTCGGTGTTGAGGTAGATGTAGGTTTCCTTCTTCGCCTTCTCGACGCGAAGCTCGCCGGCCTTGCTGAAGGCCTTGCTGCCGATGAAGACGAACTTCTGATCGCCCTTCTTCCGGGTGTTGGCATCGATGCCCGACAGGTCGATGCGGTCGCCGGCCTTGCCCGAGAAGTCGAGGATGAGGTCGGCCTTGCTCTTGGTCGCGCCGGTGTCGCGCTCGGCGAACACGAACACGTCCTTGCCGGCCCCGCCGCTGAGGCTGTCCCGCCCGAGCCCGCCCAGGAGCCGGTCGTCGCCGGCCGCGCCGTCGAGCCGGTCGGCACCGGCCGCGCCGATGAGGATGTTGCGGAAGGCGTCGCCGGCGAGGGCATCGCTGCCGGCGCCGCCCGAGAGGGTGTCGGCAAGGGCCGTGTTGCGCACCAGGGTGCCGGCGCCGAGATCGAGAATGTGGGCCACGGTCCAGGTGAGGGCGCCCTCGACCAGGGTGACCACGGCCTGCTTGCTGCCGGGGCTGGCATAGGCGTGGTTGAACGTGGCGCGCCCGGCGGTGGGGGACACGAGGCTGCTGGAGCCGTCGCCCCAGGCGATGCTGACGCGGGAGGCATTGCCGACGTTCAGCGTCGCCTCGACGAAGCGGCCCTCGGCGATGGCGGCCGCATGCGCCTTGTACAGCAGGTCGACCCGGAAGATGTCGTAACGCCCGTTGGTGTCCCCGGCGACCAGGTTGGAGCCACCACTCTCGAAGATCACATAGCGTCCATCGAGGCTGAACTGGGCATTGTAGCTACCACGATCTGCTTCCACGCCGGCCGCAGCGGTCGACAGACGGGTGATCGCACCGGTGGTCAGGTCCTTGAGGAAGATGTCGGAGGTGCCATTGGTATCACCGGCGACCAAGTTGGAGGCATCGCTTTCGAACACCACGGAACGCCCGTCCGAACTGAACCGGGCGCTGGAGCTGCTGCCGTTGACTTGCGCGCCGGTCGCATCGGTGGACAAACACGTGACCGCGTCGGTGACCAAGTCCTTGAGGAAGATGTCGGAGCTATTGTTGGTGTCACCTTCGACCAGGTTGGAAGCGCTGCTTTCGAACAGGACGTAGCGCCCGTCCGGGCTGAACCGGGCGCTGTCGCTGCTGCTATCTGCTTGCGCTCCGGCGGCACTGGTGGACAGGCGCGTGATGGCGCCGGTGACGAGGTCCTTGAGGAAGATATCGTAGCTGCTGTTGGTATCACCTTCAACCAGGTTGGAGGACGCGCTCTCGAACACCAGATAGCGCCCGTCTGGGCTGAACTGGGCATTGTAGCTGCTGGCATTCGCTTGTGCGCCTGCCGCGTTGGTCGACAGGCGGGTGATCGCGCCGGTAGTGAGGTCCTTGAGGAAAATGTCAGAGCGAAAGTTGGTGTCGCCTTCGACCAGGTTGGAGGCGGTGCTATGGAACACCAGGTAGCGCCCGTCCGGGCTGAACTGCGCGCCGTAGCTGCTGTCGTTGGCTTGCGCGCCGGCGGCATTGGTCGACAGGCGGGTGATCGCGCCGGTGGTCAGGTTCTTGAGAAAAATGTCGGAGCTATTGTTGGTGTCACCTTCGACCAGGTTGGAGGCATTGCTTGTGAACATCACGTAGTGACCATCGGGAGTGAAACAGGCGGTGAAGCTGCCACGATCTGCTTCCGCACCGCCCGCGTCGGTGGACAGGCGGATGATCGTGCCGGTGGTCAGGTCCTTGAGGAAGATATCGTAGTCGTTGTTGAAGTCGCTGGCGACCAAGTTCGAAGCAAAGCTTTCAAACGCCACGTAGCGGCCATCCGGGCTGAACTGGGCATAGTAACTGTCGCTGTTTCCTTCCACCCCACCCGCGTTAGTCGAGATCCGCGTCTGGATGTCGGCAATGGTGGGGCGGGCGACGGTTTGCACGGACAGGAGCATGGCGGACCTCTTAATGACGTGCGGCGGCCACAGCCGCGTGAAGGCGCACTGACTTAAACAGGCTCGCCTCCCCACGGGCTACTCTCCGGACGAAGGGGCTCGCAGGCGCGGGCGCCCTGCGGTTTCCTGGATTTCGTTCTCCTGTCTCCTACCGGTTCGCTTTTCACTGCCTGCCATCCCCAGCCGGGGATGGCAGGCGGTTCCGATTGAACTCACTCGGCCTTGATGCTCGCCGCCTTGATGATCTCGGCCCAGGTCTGGATCTCCTTGGCGAGATAGGGCTTGAACGCTTCCGGATCGCGCACGTTCAGGGTGAAGCCGAGCTTGGTGATGCGCTCCTTCACGTCGGGCTTGTTGAGGATCGCGATGATCGTGCCAGAGAGCTTGTCAAGCACGGGCTTCGGCGTGTTCACCGGCGCGAAGAAGGCGGCCCAGGATTCCGCGTCCGCATCGGTGATGCCCTGCTCGCGCAGGGTCGGGACGTCCGGAGCCTGCGGGTTGCGCTGCGGGCTGGCGATGCCGATGGCGCGCATCTGGCCGGCCTGGAACTGAGACAGGACGCTGGGCAGGGTCGAGTTCGACACGTCGATGCGGCCCGCCATGATCTCCGTCACCAGAGGGGCGGCGCCCCGGAATGGCACATGGGTCATCTTGGTGCCCGTTCGGGTCATGAACAGCTCGGTCGCCAGATGCGAGCCGGAGCCGACGCCGGTCGAGCCGTAGTTCAGCTTGCCCGGATCCTTCTTGGCGATCTCGATCAGCTCGGGAATGGTCTTGGCCGGAAGGTCGTTCCTGACCACGAAGACGTGCTCGAAGGCGCCCGCGCCCGCGAGCGGGGCGAAGTCCTTCACCGCGTCGTAGCCCGGCTCCTTCAGCAGGAACATGTTGTTCCCGTGCGTCTGGTTGTTGCCGAACACGATAGTGTAGCCGTCGGGCTCCGCCTTGGCGACCGCGCGGGTGCCGACGGCGCCCGAGGCGCCGGCCAGGTTCTCGACGATCACGTTCTGGCCGAGATCCTTGCCCATCTCCTCCGCGACGATGCGGGCGATCACGTCGGTCGGTCCGCCGGCCGGGTAGGGTACCACCATCTTGATGATGCGGTTCGGGAAGTCCTGGGCGGAGGCTGCGGTGGCGAAGAGGGCCGCGCCGGCGACGAGGCCGAGCGCGAGGCGGCGGGTGACGGAAGTGGTCATCGGAAAAGGCGGCTCCTCGAAAGCCCATTGGCGACGGGCTGATCTTGTGTGCTGTTTTGCTTGCTTGGGCGGCTTCGCCGCATTAGGGTCCGCCGCCGTCACGGTTCCCTTCTTAACGCCCCGATCGGAGGATTCCCATGGGCTTTTTGTCTGACGCCCTTTCCCGCATCAAGCCGTCTGCCACCATCGTCATCACGCAGAAAGCGCGGGATCTGAAAGCTCAGGGGCGGGACGTGATCAGCCTCTCCGTCGGCGAGCCGGATTTCGACACGCCGGACAACATCAAGGAAGCGGCCATCGCGGCCATCCGCCGCGGCGAGACCAAGTACACGCCGGTCTCCGGCATCGTGCCGCTTCGCGAGGCGATTTCCCGCAAGTTCAAGCGCGAGAACGGCCTCGATTACAAGCCCTCGCAGACCATCGTGTCCACGGGCGGCAAGCAGGTGATCTACAACGCGCTCCTCGCCACCCTGAACCCGGGCGACGAGGTCATCATCCCGGCGCCGTACTGGGTATCCTATCCTGAGATGGTGGGCCTGTGCGGCGGCAAGCCCGTCTTCGTCGACTGCACTATGGAGCACAACTTCAAGCTCCAGCCGGAGCCGCTCGAGCGCGCCATCACGCCCAGGACCAAGTGGATCATCCTCAACTCGCCGTCGAACCCGACCGGTGCCGCCTATACCCGCGCCGAGATGAAGGCGATCACCGACGTGCTGATGCGCCATCCGCATGTGTGGGTGCTCACCGACGACATGTACGAGCACCTGACCTACGGCGATTTCGAGTTCGTCACGCCGGCCCAGGTCGAGCCGAACCTCTACGAGCGCACGCTCACCATGAACGGCGTGTCGAAGGCCTATGCCATGACGGGCTGGCGCATCGGTTACGCGGCCGGTCCCGATCACCTCATCAAGGCCATGGATTTCGTGCAGGGCCAGCAGACCTCCGGAGCCGCCTCGATCTCGCAATGGGCCGCCGTGGAAGCCCTCGACGGGCCGCAGGATCACCTCAAGGTGTTCCGGAAGGCCTTCGAGGAGCGTCGCGACCTGGTGGTCTCGATGCTCAACCAGTCGAAATACCTGAAGTGCCCGATGCCGGAAGGCGCGTTCTACGTCTATCCGTCCTGCGCGGAGGCCATCGGCAGGACCGCGCCCTCGGGCAAGGTGCTGAAGACCGACGAGGACTTCGTGTCCGAGCTGCTCGAGGCCGAGGGCGTCGCGGCGGTGCACGGCTCGGCCTTCGGCCTCGGCCCGAACTTCCGCATCTCCTATGCCACGTCCAACGCGGCGCTGGAGGATGCCTGCAACCGCATCCAGCGCTTCTGCGGATCGCTTCGGTGATGAATGTGCCCCGGACCTTCCATCCGGATCCCGGGGCAGAGCCTTACCGGGCCAATCCCGCCTCCACGCACCGCGTGAAGTTCGATGCCCGCGTCGACTTCACCAATGGCGGCTACGTGGAGGCGAAAGACTTCCTTCTCGACATCGAGGGCGAAGACATCTCGCCCGAGCGCCTGGCCGAGATCATCGTCTCGGCCATGAACCTCCTGCGCGCCGGTCCCGTGACGATCACGGCCATGCGCATCGTCGGGCGCGGCGAGAACCTGGACGGCTAGTTGCTCCTCCTGTTCGGAAAGCCGGTTGGACGTTGACGTTCCACGTCGGCAACTCATCGGACTTGACCCGGGAATCCCGCTTCAATCCGCTCTCACCTCATCCCGGGGAGCAGACGAAGTCTGCGTCTCGAAGGCGGCCCCAATCCTCTCTTGATCCTCCTTCGCGATGCCGCTGATAGCGGCTCTTCTGGATGAGGGTGAAGGGGTGGGGATGGCCGGCACGAGGCCGGCCGTGACGGTTGAGGTGTGATCCGACGGCCTGTGTCCTACAGGACGAACCATCCTTTGCTGAGGTCGATCGCGCCCTTGAGCTTGATCACGGCCTCCGCGGCCTTGTCGTTGTCGGTGTTGAGGTAGATGTAGGTTTCCTTCTTCGCCTTCTCGACGCGAAGCTCGCCGGCCTTGCTGAAGGCCTTGCTGCCGATGAAGACGAACTTCTGATCGCCCTTCTTCCGGGTGTTGGCATCGATGCCCGACAGGTCGATGCGGTCGCCGGCCTTGCCCGAGAAGTCGAGGATGAGGTCGGCCTTGCTCTTGGTCGCGCCGGTGTCGCGCTCGGCGAACACGAACACGTCCTTGCCGGCCCCGCCGCTGAGGCTGTCCCGCCCGAGCCCGCCCAGGAGCCGGTCGTCGCCGGCCGCGCCGTCGAGCCGGTCGGCACCGGCCGCGCCGATGAGGATGTTGCGGAAGGCGTCGCCGGCGAGGGCATCGCTGCCGGCGCCGCCCGAGAGGGTGTCGGCAAGGGCCGTGTTGCGCACCAGGGTGCCGGCGCCGAGATCGAGAATGTGGGCCACGGTCCAGGTGAGGGCGCCCTCGACCAGGGTGACCACGGCCTGCTTGCTGCCGGGGCTGGCATAGGCGTGGTTGAACGTGGCGCGCCCGGCGGTGGGGGACACGAGGCTGCTGGAGCCGTCGCCCCAGGCGATGCTGACGCGGGAGGCATTGCCGACGTTCAGCGTCGCCTCGACGAAGCGGCCCTCGGCGATGGCGGCCGCATGCGCCTTGTACAGCAGGTCGACCCGGAAGATGTCGTCGCCATGATTGCCGTCGCCGGAGACCAGGTTGGAGGCGCTGCTCACGAACATAGCATAACGCCCGTCCGGGCTGAACTGGGCGCCGTAGCTGCTCCCATCTGCCTGCGCGCCAGACGCGTCGGTCGACAGGCGGGTGACGGCGCCGGTGAGCAGGTCTTTGAGGAAGATGTCGTAGCTGTTGTTGGTGTCGCCGGCGGCCAGGTTGGAAGCGCTGCTTTCGAACACCACGGAACGCCCGTCCAGGCTGAACTGGGCGC is a window of Microvirga lotononidis DNA encoding:
- a CDS encoding Bug family tripartite tricarboxylate transporter substrate binding protein, with the protein product MTTSVTRRLALGLVAGAALFATAASAQDFPNRIIKMVVPYPAGGPTDVIARIVAEEMGKDLGQNVIVENLAGASGAVGTRAVAKAEPDGYTIVFGNNQTHGNNMFLLKEPGYDAVKDFAPLAGAGAFEHVFVVRNDLPAKTIPELIEIAKKDPGKLNYGSTGVGSGSHLATELFMTRTGTKMTHVPFRGAAPLVTEIMAGRIDVSNSTLPSVLSQFQAGQMRAIGIASPQRNPQAPDVPTLREQGITDADAESWAAFFAPVNTPKPVLDKLSGTIIAILNKPDVKERITKLGFTLNVRDPEAFKPYLAKEIQTWAEIIKAASIKAE
- a CDS encoding PD40 domain-containing protein is translated as MLLSVQTVARPTIADIQTRISTNAGGVEGNSDSYYAQFSPDGRYVAFESFASNLVASDFNNDYDIFLKDLTTGTIIRLSTDAGGAEADRGSFTACFTPDGHYVMFTSNASNLVEGDTNNSSDIFLKNLTTGAITRLSTNAAGAQANDSSYGAQFSPDGRYLVFHSTASNLVEGDTNFRSDIFLKDLTTGAITRLSTNAAGAQANASSYNAQFSPDGRYLVFESASSNLVEGDTNSSYDIFLKDLVTGAITRLSTSAAGAQADSSSDSARFSPDGRYVLFESSASNLVEGDTNNSSDIFLKDLVTDAVTCLSTDATGAQVNGSSSSARFSSDGRSVVFESDASNLVAGDTNGTSDIFLKDLTTGAITRLSTAAAGVEADRGSYNAQFSLDGRYVIFESGGSNLVAGDTNGRYDIFRVDLLYKAHAAAIAEGRFVEATLNVGNASRVSIAWGDGSSSLVSPTAGRATFNHAYASPGSKQAVVTLVEGALTWTVAHILDLGAGTLVRNTALADTLSGGAGSDALAGDAFRNILIGAAGADRLDGAAGDDRLLGGLGRDSLSGGAGKDVFVFAERDTGATKSKADLILDFSGKAGDRIDLSGIDANTRKKGDQKFVFIGSKAFSKAGELRVEKAKKETYIYLNTDNDKAAEAVIKLKGAIDLSKGWFVL
- a CDS encoding pyridoxal phosphate-dependent aminotransferase encodes the protein MGFLSDALSRIKPSATIVITQKARDLKAQGRDVISLSVGEPDFDTPDNIKEAAIAAIRRGETKYTPVSGIVPLREAISRKFKRENGLDYKPSQTIVSTGGKQVIYNALLATLNPGDEVIIPAPYWVSYPEMVGLCGGKPVFVDCTMEHNFKLQPEPLERAITPRTKWIILNSPSNPTGAAYTRAEMKAITDVLMRHPHVWVLTDDMYEHLTYGDFEFVTPAQVEPNLYERTLTMNGVSKAYAMTGWRIGYAAGPDHLIKAMDFVQGQQTSGAASISQWAAVEALDGPQDHLKVFRKAFEERRDLVVSMLNQSKYLKCPMPEGAFYVYPSCAEAIGRTAPSGKVLKTDEDFVSELLEAEGVAAVHGSAFGLGPNFRISYATSNAALEDACNRIQRFCGSLR
- a CDS encoding VOC family protein, which encodes MPHHQGRLIDHVHLRVSDLEASRRFYRAVLKAVGREFTSESPTHFACDELWVDRADGPVSRVHLAFQAPDREAVHAFHAAALSHGGRDNGGPGERSYHLGYYAAFAFDPDGHNIEAVYHGPTERSAESVVVSRKA